The Faecalibacterium sp. I3-3-33 DNA window GTCGATAAGTATCAGGGTCTGTTTTATCTGATCCCCTGGATCATCGGCTTTCTCGTCTTTAAGGCGTTCCCCTTCGGTCAGTCGCTGTACTACAGCTTTACCGATATGAACTTCTTCAAGGACGGCACCAGCTTTGTTGGTCTGGCCAACTACATTACCGCATTCCACACCAGAAAGATCACCAAGGCGCTGATCATCACCTTCAAGTACGCCTTTATCACCGTGCCCCTGAAGCTGATCTTCGCACTGTTCATTGCCTACATCCTGAACTTTAAGATCGCCTGCGTCAACCTGTTCCGTACCGTGTACTACATCCCCTCCATTCTGGGCGGCTCTGTGGCGATCGCCGTGCTGTGGAAGGCTGTGTTCAGCGTGGACGGTCTGCTGAACACTGTGCTGCGCGCTGTTACCTTTGGTGCAGTGCAGGGCCCCGAGTGGCTGTCTGACCCCAACTACGCACTGTGGATCATCTGCTTTTTGCGTATATGGCAGTTCGGTTCCGCCATGGTGCTGTTCCTTGCTGCACTGAAGGGCGTGCCCGCAGACCTGTACGAGGCGGCTACCATCGACGGCGCCGGTAAGTGGCGTCAGTTCTTCTCCATCACCGTGCCGATGATCACCCCCATCATCTTCTACAACCTGGTCACGCAGATCTGCCAGGCTTTCCAGGAGTTCAACGGCCCCTACATCATCACCAACGGTGGTCCCCGTGGTTCCACTACCCTGATCTCCCTGCTGGTTTACAACTACGCATTCAAGTCCTACGACATGGGCATGGCTTCTGCTCTGGCATGGATCATGTTCATCATCGTCTGCATCCTGACGATCATTGCGTTCACCAGCCAGAAGAAGTGGGTCTACTACTCGGATGAAAGGTAAGGTGACCAATATGGGAATGAAAGCATCGAATAAGATCGCAACCTTCTTTAAGTACTTCGTGCTGATCCTGGTTGGTGTCATCATGATCTATCCTCTGCTGTGGATGATCAGCGCTACCTTCAAGGACAACAGCGAGATCTTTGCAGGCATCAGCCTGTGGATCAAAAAGCCTACGCTGGATGGCTACCGCAACGCCCTGAACAACTTCGGCGGCTCCATCAACATCCTGCAGGCCATGCTCAACACTTACAGCTACGTCATCCCCAAGGTGATCTGCACTGTGGTGTCTGCCTGCATCGCCGCTTACGGCTTTGGCCGTTTCGACTTCCCCGGCCGCAAGCTGCTGTTCAACATCATGCTGGCCACCCTGTTCCTGCCGCAGGTCGTGCTGAACGTGCCGCAGTACCTGCTGTACAACAAGTTCGGCTGGGTGGACAGCCCCTTCTATCTGGCCATCTGGGTGCACTGCGCATTTGCTACCGAGACCTACTTCGTGTATCAGCTGGTGCAGTTCATGCGCAACGTCCCGCGTGATCTGGACGAGGCTGCCGCCATTGACGGCTGCTCCTCCTTCCAGACCCTGTACAAGGTCATCGTGCCCATGCTGGGACCCGCTCTGGTGTCCTGCGCACTGTTCCAGTTCATGTGGAGCTGCAACGACTTTATGGGCCCGCTGCTTTACGTCAGCACCCCCGGCAAGTACCCCATGTCCCTGTTCGTCAAGCTGTCTATGGACGGTGATACCGGCTTTGCATGGAACAAGATCCTTGCACTGTCCCTCATCTCCATCCTGCCGCAGCTGATCGTATTCTTCTGTGCACAGGATCAGTTCGTTGAAGGTATCTCCGCAGGTGCCGTCAAGGGCTAATGCGCCATAAGAACATCTGACCAAGACCAACACCCCCTGTGCTGCTCCCAACGGATGGCACAGGGGGTGTTTTGGTAGGCGGGAGAAATGATAATTCCGCTGCGCGGAACATGATGAGCCCTGCGGGCAATGATGTCTGCCTACGGCAGATGATGTGTGCCTTACGGCACATTGCCGCAAAGCGGCACATCATGTTCCCGCAGGGAACGCATCATTGCGCAGCACATCATTGCGTAGCACATCATATTCGCCGCAGGCGAATACATCATTCCCTATTTTTCTTGCGGTACTGCAGGGGGCTGATGTCCATCACCTCGCGGAACACGCGGCGGAAGTGGGCGGCGCTGGCAAAGCCGGTCTGCTCGGCAATCGCGCTGATGGAAAGCTCGGTGGTCTCCAGCAGTTTCTGCGCGGCCTCGATGCGGCGGTTGTTCAGGTAGTCCACGATGGACTGCCCGGTCACCCGCCGGAACAGGCGGCTGAGATAGTAGGGGGAAAGGTAGAACCGCGCCGCTACCTCGGTAAGAGAGAACTTTTGCCGGTAGTTGGCGGCAAGGTAGGCACACACCTGCTCAATGGTCTCGTTGCGGGGGCGCGCTGCGGCGCTGCTCTCGGCAAGGCACTCCTGCTCTACATAGTGCAGGATGAGCAGCAGGTACAGTCCGCCGGGGTAGTCCTGCTCCGGCATGGCAGAGCACATCATCTCCAGCAGGGTGCGCAGGCGGCGGGTCCATAGCACCGGGCCGTACAGCACCGTTGCCTCCCCGGGCACGAACAGCCGGACAAAATCCCGCTGGGCGGCGCTGCGCAGCTCGTGCAGGGCGCTGAGCGGAAAGCGGCAGCCCACCAGCTCCGGTACGGCTGCCCCGGCGGCGGAGAGCACCGCGTCCCCCGCACCCAGCAGCAGCGCGCTGCCGGGGTTTACCAGCAGGCTGGTTTCCCCCATTTGCAGGGTGCAGCTGCCCTCGCTTACCAGCAGAAAAGTGCACGTCTCCTCGTCTGCCGTCAGCTCCAGCTTGCTGCCGGTCAGCCGCACGGTGTCTGCCTTTACCTTTGCATGGATCTTTTCCCGTTCCGCTTTCATTTTGCGCATCCTTTCCGAAAACGACCCTCCCGGTAGCCGGGAGAGCGCTTTTCCTCATGATACCACGTCTGCCCCGTGGGGGCAAGACGAACTCACAGGAGGTTATTTCGCATGAATCTGACCCTGATCCGTTCCATGACCCGCAGCGCCGTTTTCGAGCTGGAAAACGAGCTGTGCTACCGTCCGGCACACCCCTTTACGGTTGCCCTGAATGGCAAAACAGTATACGAGGCCTGCAACACCAATGTGTTCTCCCTGTTCTCCCTGCTGCCCGGCACTACCTATACGGTGGAGGTGCAGGCTGAGGGCGAGACCCTGAAGCTGGATTTCACCACCGAGGCGGAGACCTTCTTTGTGGATGCTGCCCGCTACGGTCTGGTGGCTGACGGCGAGACCGACAACACCGTGCGGCTGCAGGCGGCGCTGTCCACCTGCCCCAAGGGCGGCACAGTGTATGTGCCCGCCGGCCGTTACCGCACCGCCAGCCTGTTCATGAAGAGCAACACCACCCTGTATCTGGAAAAGGGCGCTGTGCTGCTGGGCGACAACGACCGCACCCATTACCCCATCCTGCCCGGCGTACTGCCCAGCGAGAACGAGGTGGACGAGTACTACCTGACCGGCTGGGAGGGCAACCCGCTGGACAGTTTTGCGGGTCTGTTGAACATCACGCAGGTGCATGACGTGGTGGTGACCGGCGAGGGTACACTGGACTGCGATGCCGAGAACGGCGACTGGTGGGTGAACCCCAAGGTCAAGCGCATCGCATGGCGTCCCCGCGCCGTGGCTGCGGTGGACAGCGAGAACGTCTGCCTGCACGGCATCACGGTGCAGAACAGCTATTCGTGGACCATCCACCCCATCTTTGTCAAGCACCTCGACCTGCTCAACTTCAACATCAACAACCCCTACAACGCCCCTAACACGGACGGCATCGACCCCGAGAGCTGCGAGTACATTCGCATCATCGGCATGAACATCCATGTGGGCGACGACTGCATCGCCATGAAGGCCAGCAAGGTCTTTCTGGGCATGAAGCTGAAGCGCAGCTGCGAGCACACCGTCATCCGCAATTGCCTGCTGGACAAGGGCCACGGCGGCATCGTCATCGGCAGCGAGATGAGCGGCGGCGTCAAGGACATGGTGGTGACCCAGTGCCTGATGGACCACACCGACCGCGGTCTGCGCGTCAAGACCCGCCGGGGCCGCGGCAACACCGCCGTTATTGACGGGCTGGTGTTCCGCAACGTGGAGATGCGGGGCGTCAAAGCGCCCTTTGTCATCAATATGTTCTACTTCTGCGACCCGGACGGCCACGGCCCCTATGTGCAGTGCCGCGAGCCGATGCCGGTGGACGAGTACACCCCCAAGCTGGGTAGCCTGACCATGGAGAACATCGTGGCCACCGATGCCCAGTTCGCGGGCTGCTACTTCGACGGTCTGCCGGAGCAGCCCATCGAGCGGGTGACCATGCGGGATGTGAGCATCACCTTTGACCCCAACGCCAAGGAGGGACAGGCTGCCATGGCCGATAACCGTCCGCTGGTGAAAAAGCTGGCCATCTATGCCGAGAACGTCAAGGAGATCGACCTGCACAACGTGAAGATCGAGGGCTACGAGGGCGAGCGGCTGCACTTTGCCAACGTAGGACATTTTGAGGAGGACTGACCCATGACCCATGAAGAGATCCTGTCCATGCTGGGCGACTATGTGGACTACCTGATCGCAAATTCCAGCGCAGAAGCCCCGATGTGGAACATCGAGAAGGTGCGCAGCGGCAAGCCCAACAAGTGGAACTACATCGACGGCTGCATGATCACCGCCTGCCTGAGCCTGTACAAGACCACCGGCGACGAGAAGTATCTGGAATTCTCCAAGGAGTTCATCGACTACTTTGTGCAGCCGGACGGCTCCATCAAGACCTACGACCCCAAGGAGTATAATCTGGACAACGTGAATCAGGGCAAGAACCTGTTCATTCTGTATGATATCTACGGGGACGAGAAGTACCGCAAGGCTATCGACACCATCCGCAGCCAGCTGCTCACCCAGCCCCGCACCAAGGAGGGCAACTTCTGGCACAAGGACATCTATCCGTGGCAGGTGTGGCTGGACGGCACCTATATGGCACAGCCCTTCTACATGGAGTACGAGACCCGCTTCAACAAGATGCAGGGCTGCATCGACAGCTACAAGCAGTTCATGAACATCAAAAAGCACATGCGGGACGAAAAGACCGGCCTGTACTACCACGGCTACGACGAGAGCCGCCAGATGTACTGGGCAGACCCTGAGACCGGCTGCAGCCCCAACTTCTGGCTGCGCGCCATGGGCTGGTTCCTTGTGGCGATGGTGGACGTGCTGGAGCGCATGGACGAGCAGCTGTACAACGAGTACCGCGGCATCATGGCCATGCTCAAGCAGACTGTGGAGGATATGCACAAGTTCCAGGACGAGCAGACCGGAATGTTCTGGCAGGTCATCGACCACCCGGAGGCCGAGGGCAACTATCTGGAGACCAGCGGCACCGCCCTGTTTGCCTACGCGGTGCTCAAGGGCGTGCGTCTGGGCTATCTGCCCAAACGCATGGCTGCATGGGCGGAGAAGGCTTTCTACGGCACCTGCGACCGGTATCTGTCCAAGAACCCGGACGGCAGCTTGCAGCTGGACGGCATCTGCCTTGTGGCGGGTTTGGGCGGCAAGGATCACCGTGACGGCTCTCTGGCCTACTACTTCAGCGAGCCGGTGGTCTGCAACGACGCCAAGGGCGTAGGCCCGCTGGTGCTGGCCTATACCGAAATGATCGCACGCAAGTAACCAAAAAACAGGGTACAGCAGGGCTGAGCAGCTGCAAAAAAGCGCCTGCTCAGCCTTTTTGCGTGTCTTTTTTGTCCCCTTGCATAAACCGCCCGCCGCTGTCCCACACTAAGCCCAGAAGATGATCCCGTATACAAAACGGACAGATGGGAGTAACAAGCATGGAGCAGATCAAAAAATTTCTGCACGGCAAGGGCTTTGCTCTGCTGCTGACCGCAAGCCTGCTGGCTGCGGCTGCGGCAGGGGTGTGGGCGGTGCACGCCCTGCGGGCAGAACTGCAAAAAAGTCTGGATGGACTAAACGCCCCCGGCACCACCCAACAGACCACCCCGGAAACAGAACCGGACTGGGACGCACAGGAGGATACCACATGGCAGCAGCCCGTGACCGACGTTGCAAACAGCAAGGCAGATGTGCCGCAGCAGACGCCCTCTGGGGCGTCCTCTGGTGCGCAGTCTGGCTCTGGTTCGCTGCGCGAACCCTCGGCACTGCAAGGCGCATCCTCGCCTGCCAGCAGTTCGGCACAGCCTGCCGCCGCACCCTCTACGCCGGGGCGCGTGCTCAACGCCTTCAGCGGCGATGAACTGGTCTATAACAAAACGCTGGGCGACTGGCGCACCCACAACGGCGTGGACTATGCCTGCACGCAGGGCGCTGCGGTGGCAGCACCCGTAGCGGGCAAGGTGGTCTCTGCCGGAGCAGAGGGCAACTGGGGCACTGTGGTGGTGCTGGAAGATGCCGCTGGCCGCAGTTGGCGGCTGTGCGGTGTGGCTGACCCTGCCGTAAAGGCCGGGGAGACCGTGACCGCCGGGCAGAAGCTGGGCACGGTGGGCACTGTCGGCTGCGAGTGCGCCGAGGAGAGCCACATCCATGTGGAGGTAAAGCAGGGCGAAAGCTATCTCGACCCGGCAAAGCTGTCGGAGTAAGCAAACCATAAAAGGGGCTGCAATAGCGGCTCCTTTTTTGCTGTGTCAGATGGTACGGCGCGTTTGCAGCAGCCAGAGGACCAGCGCCGAAAGCACCCCGGCTGCCAGCAGGACATCTGCCGGGTGCGCAGCCCAGTGCTGGAAGGCACTGCCATAGGCTGCCTGCCCGATGGGCTGGGTCAGGCAGGCCAGCACGGAGAGGCAGGCTGTCGTCTTGCCCAGCTGTGCCTGCGGCACTAACACCTGCAGCTGCGCAAAAAACCATACATTGAACAGCGCTGCCACGGCCATAAATACGGCCCCCAGCACCAGAATGCTGCCGAACTGCAGCACTGACACCCGGAGAGCAAGCCCCAGCGCGGCGCACACGCCGCTGAGCGCCAGCAAAAGACCTGTGCCGCTGCGGATGGGATGCCGGACAAAGACGGTTCCGGCCAGAATGCCGCCCAGAATGCCGCCTGCGCTCAGCACCGCCTGCACAAGACCAAGGGAGGCATCACTTTTCTGCAAAGTCTGTACCACCAGCACCGGAACACCTACGGTGAGGGCGGGGACTTCCAGCAGGTTTACAGCCGCCATGGCGGCAGCTAACCGCAGCACCGCAGCCTGCTCGGTGAGGAACTGCGCACTTTCCCGCAGGTCGGCCCACAGAGAACGGACGGAGAGCTTTGTGTCCGATGGGACATCCTGTGGGATGCACAGGCACAGCTCCATCCCGGCAGAAAGTGCAAAGCAGCAGCCGCAGAGCACCAGCAGACCCCGGATGCCGAGGTGCTCCAGCAGAACAGCACCCAGCAGGGGGCCGAGAAGCTCGTCCACGGTATCCACCAGCTGGATGACTGCGTTGCCGCGCAGCAGCTGGGTGCCGTTCAGCAGCAGGGGCAGGCAGGCGCGTACCACGGGCTGGTAGAGCCCCTGAATGGCGTACAGACTGCCCAGCACTGTCAGGACCAGCGGAAGCAGGGGCAGATGCGGCAGTCCGGCAGCGGCTGCAGCCGCAATACCGGCGGTCACCAGATCCAGCAGTGCCATCAGGCGGGCTTTACGGCAGCGGTCTGCCAGCGCGCCGCCGGTCAGCATTCCGGCCAGAGCAGGCAGCATGGCCAGCGCGGTGATGCCGCCGTACAGCGCAGCGGAACCGGTCTGCCGCAGCAGATACAGTGGCAGCGCAAACCGCAGGGCGGCATTGCCGAACAGGGAGACGATCTGCCCGAGGACGATAAGGATAAAAGTGTTCATGGAAACCTCCTGCTTTTTTATTTACAGACTGTTGGTCTGTATTTACATACAAAAAAAGGCGGAGCGTTCCGCCCGGGAAAATTCAGTCTTTGACCGGTGTGCACAGCTGCACCAGCTGTTCGGCCTGTGCATCCGTCAAAAGATCCAGCCCAAGCGCGTGGGTCATCTGCTGAAACACGACGTTCCGCGC harbors:
- a CDS encoding carbohydrate ABC transporter permease; the encoded protein is MKKSNAPAGARTPFQKWVDKYQGLFYLIPWIIGFLVFKAFPFGQSLYYSFTDMNFFKDGTSFVGLANYITAFHTRKITKALIITFKYAFITVPLKLIFALFIAYILNFKIACVNLFRTVYYIPSILGGSVAIAVLWKAVFSVDGLLNTVLRAVTFGAVQGPEWLSDPNYALWIICFLRIWQFGSAMVLFLAALKGVPADLYEAATIDGAGKWRQFFSITVPMITPIIFYNLVTQICQAFQEFNGPYIITNGGPRGSTTLISLLVYNYAFKSYDMGMASALAWIMFIIVCILTIIAFTSQKKWVYYSDER
- a CDS encoding carbohydrate ABC transporter permease, with product MKASNKIATFFKYFVLILVGVIMIYPLLWMISATFKDNSEIFAGISLWIKKPTLDGYRNALNNFGGSINILQAMLNTYSYVIPKVICTVVSACIAAYGFGRFDFPGRKLLFNIMLATLFLPQVVLNVPQYLLYNKFGWVDSPFYLAIWVHCAFATETYFVYQLVQFMRNVPRDLDEAAAIDGCSSFQTLYKVIVPMLGPALVSCALFQFMWSCNDFMGPLLYVSTPGKYPMSLFVKLSMDGDTGFAWNKILALSLISILPQLIVFFCAQDQFVEGISAGAVKG
- a CDS encoding helix-turn-helix domain-containing protein; its protein translation is MKAEREKIHAKVKADTVRLTGSKLELTADEETCTFLLVSEGSCTLQMGETSLLVNPGSALLLGAGDAVLSAAGAAVPELVGCRFPLSALHELRSAAQRDFVRLFVPGEATVLYGPVLWTRRLRTLLEMMCSAMPEQDYPGGLYLLLILHYVEQECLAESSAAARPRNETIEQVCAYLAANYRQKFSLTEVAARFYLSPYYLSRLFRRVTGQSIVDYLNNRRIEAAQKLLETTELSISAIAEQTGFASAAHFRRVFREVMDISPLQYRKKNRE
- a CDS encoding glycoside hydrolase family 28 protein, translating into MNLTLIRSMTRSAVFELENELCYRPAHPFTVALNGKTVYEACNTNVFSLFSLLPGTTYTVEVQAEGETLKLDFTTEAETFFVDAARYGLVADGETDNTVRLQAALSTCPKGGTVYVPAGRYRTASLFMKSNTTLYLEKGAVLLGDNDRTHYPILPGVLPSENEVDEYYLTGWEGNPLDSFAGLLNITQVHDVVVTGEGTLDCDAENGDWWVNPKVKRIAWRPRAVAAVDSENVCLHGITVQNSYSWTIHPIFVKHLDLLNFNINNPYNAPNTDGIDPESCEYIRIIGMNIHVGDDCIAMKASKVFLGMKLKRSCEHTVIRNCLLDKGHGGIVIGSEMSGGVKDMVVTQCLMDHTDRGLRVKTRRGRGNTAVIDGLVFRNVEMRGVKAPFVINMFYFCDPDGHGPYVQCREPMPVDEYTPKLGSLTMENIVATDAQFAGCYFDGLPEQPIERVTMRDVSITFDPNAKEGQAAMADNRPLVKKLAIYAENVKEIDLHNVKIEGYEGERLHFANVGHFEED
- a CDS encoding glycoside hydrolase family 88/105 protein is translated as MTHEEILSMLGDYVDYLIANSSAEAPMWNIEKVRSGKPNKWNYIDGCMITACLSLYKTTGDEKYLEFSKEFIDYFVQPDGSIKTYDPKEYNLDNVNQGKNLFILYDIYGDEKYRKAIDTIRSQLLTQPRTKEGNFWHKDIYPWQVWLDGTYMAQPFYMEYETRFNKMQGCIDSYKQFMNIKKHMRDEKTGLYYHGYDESRQMYWADPETGCSPNFWLRAMGWFLVAMVDVLERMDEQLYNEYRGIMAMLKQTVEDMHKFQDEQTGMFWQVIDHPEAEGNYLETSGTALFAYAVLKGVRLGYLPKRMAAWAEKAFYGTCDRYLSKNPDGSLQLDGICLVAGLGGKDHRDGSLAYYFSEPVVCNDAKGVGPLVLAYTEMIARK
- a CDS encoding M23 family metallopeptidase; amino-acid sequence: MEQIKKFLHGKGFALLLTASLLAAAAAGVWAVHALRAELQKSLDGLNAPGTTQQTTPETEPDWDAQEDTTWQQPVTDVANSKADVPQQTPSGASSGAQSGSGSLREPSALQGASSPASSSAQPAAAPSTPGRVLNAFSGDELVYNKTLGDWRTHNGVDYACTQGAAVAAPVAGKVVSAGAEGNWGTVVVLEDAAGRSWRLCGVADPAVKAGETVTAGQKLGTVGTVGCECAEESHIHVEVKQGESYLDPAKLSE
- a CDS encoding MFS transporter, encoding MNTFILIVLGQIVSLFGNAALRFALPLYLLRQTGSAALYGGITALAMLPALAGMLTGGALADRCRKARLMALLDLVTAGIAAAAAAGLPHLPLLPLVLTVLGSLYAIQGLYQPVVRACLPLLLNGTQLLRGNAVIQLVDTVDELLGPLLGAVLLEHLGIRGLLVLCGCCFALSAGMELCLCIPQDVPSDTKLSVRSLWADLRESAQFLTEQAAVLRLAAAMAAVNLLEVPALTVGVPVLVVQTLQKSDASLGLVQAVLSAGGILGGILAGTVFVRHPIRSGTGLLLALSGVCAALGLALRVSVLQFGSILVLGAVFMAVAALFNVWFFAQLQVLVPQAQLGKTTACLSVLACLTQPIGQAAYGSAFQHWAAHPADVLLAAGVLSALVLWLLQTRRTI